In the genome of Haemophilus pittmaniae, one region contains:
- a CDS encoding 3-phenylpropionate MFS transporter — translation MRISPFNWLALSFLGYYCAYGVFLPLFPAWLKQQAYDAETIGLLLASAYVFRFIGGIFFSGLIKRASGLIRTLRYLAWAGCLTMLLMGWFSHSFILLFGGLMLFSMVNAAGMPIGDSLATTWQQQIGLDYGKVRLIGSAAFVVGVVLFGQVVGYLGESTIPWIIATLLALNGILQLLQPQPMPLDITGKAHEASIGFVTLLKDPTTTRLLLAIALIQGSHAAYYAYSVLYWQSLGISVSVTGLLWGLSVIAEIALFFFSSRLFKNTSVTRLFYITGIASIVRWLCFPYADVLWEIALLQCMHSLTYVVGHYATVRYISTRPQGHIAKLQGLYNAIAACAAIALLTALSGVLYPIQPAYAFAAMAASAALGLLITPRRVKGFLLREVN, via the coding sequence ATGCGTATCTCCCCATTCAATTGGCTCGCTTTGAGCTTTTTGGGCTATTACTGCGCCTACGGCGTATTTTTACCGTTATTTCCTGCCTGGCTGAAACAGCAAGCCTATGATGCGGAAACCATCGGCCTGTTATTGGCGAGCGCCTATGTATTTCGCTTTATCGGCGGTATTTTCTTCTCCGGTTTGATTAAACGCGCCTCCGGCCTGATTCGCACCTTGCGCTATTTGGCCTGGGCTGGCTGTCTTACGATGCTATTGATGGGCTGGTTTTCCCACTCCTTTATATTGTTGTTCGGCGGACTAATGCTATTTTCAATGGTTAATGCCGCCGGTATGCCAATTGGCGATAGTTTGGCCACCACTTGGCAACAACAAATTGGTCTGGATTATGGCAAAGTCCGCTTGATTGGGTCGGCTGCATTCGTGGTGGGCGTGGTGCTCTTTGGGCAAGTTGTCGGTTACTTGGGCGAATCGACCATTCCTTGGATTATCGCCACTTTATTGGCACTCAATGGGATATTGCAATTACTCCAACCGCAACCGATGCCGCTGGATATTACGGGCAAGGCTCATGAAGCTTCCATTGGCTTTGTAACCCTCTTAAAAGATCCCACCACAACCCGCCTATTGTTGGCGATTGCACTTATTCAAGGCTCCCATGCAGCCTATTACGCCTACAGCGTACTGTATTGGCAAAGCCTTGGGATTAGCGTTTCGGTAACCGGTTTGTTGTGGGGCTTAAGTGTCATTGCAGAAATCGCGCTGTTTTTTTTCTCTTCCCGGTTATTTAAAAATACCTCCGTCACCCGACTATTTTATATCACCGGGATTGCTTCCATTGTGCGCTGGCTGTGCTTCCCTTATGCCGATGTATTATGGGAAATTGCGCTGCTGCAATGTATGCACAGTCTCACCTATGTAGTAGGACACTATGCCACCGTGCGCTATATTTCCACCCGACCGCAGGGGCACATTGCCAAACTACAAGGGCTGTATAACGCCATTGCCGCCTGTGCAGCCATTGCCTTGTTGACCGCCTTAAGCGGTGTACTCTACCCGATTCAACCGGCCTACGCCTTTGCTGCCATGGCTGCCTCGGCCGCCTTAGGTCTACTTATCACACCGCGTCGGGTGAAGGGCTTTTTGTTGCGCGAGGTGAACTAA
- the xerD gene encoding site-specific tyrosine recombinase XerD, whose amino-acid sequence MNNLVLMDLFLNEYWIEKGLSENTVQSYRLDLTALCQWLESQNLTLETCDGVDLQQFLGERLQQGYKATSTARLLSAMRKLFQYLYREKYRDDDPSAILSSPRLPGRLPKYLSEQQVADLLNTPSIDVPLELRDKAMLELLYATGLRVSELVGLTIENIGLEQGVVRVIGKGNKERIVPMGEEAAFWLQQFIAYGRPLLLNGQSSDVVFPSLRGQQMTRQTFWHRVKHYAVLAGIDSEALSPHVLRHAFATHLVNHGADLRVVQMLLGHSDLSTTQIYTHVAKERLKRLHERFHPRG is encoded by the coding sequence ATGAATAATTTGGTGCTGATGGATTTATTCCTGAACGAATATTGGATTGAAAAAGGCCTATCTGAAAATACCGTACAATCCTATCGTTTGGATTTAACCGCGCTGTGCCAATGGTTGGAAAGCCAAAATCTGACTTTGGAAACTTGTGATGGTGTGGATCTTCAACAATTTTTAGGTGAACGCTTACAACAGGGTTATAAAGCCACCAGTACCGCACGTTTACTGAGCGCCATGCGTAAGCTGTTTCAATATTTGTATCGGGAAAAATATCGAGATGATGATCCCAGTGCGATTCTCAGCTCACCGCGCCTGCCCGGACGCCTCCCCAAATATCTTAGTGAACAACAGGTGGCGGATTTGTTAAATACGCCAAGCATTGATGTGCCGCTGGAATTGCGCGACAAAGCCATGCTGGAATTGCTATATGCCACGGGATTGCGGGTATCGGAATTGGTCGGCCTTACCATTGAAAATATTGGTTTGGAACAGGGCGTAGTGCGAGTTATCGGGAAAGGTAATAAGGAACGGATTGTGCCAATGGGCGAAGAAGCCGCGTTTTGGTTGCAGCAGTTTATCGCTTACGGACGGCCGTTATTATTAAACGGACAAAGTTCCGATGTGGTTTTCCCAAGTCTACGTGGCCAACAAATGACCCGACAAACCTTTTGGCATCGCGTCAAACATTATGCCGTACTGGCTGGCATTGATAGTGAAGCACTTTCCCCGCACGTATTACGCCATGCCTTCGCCACCCATTTAGTCAATCACGGTGCGGATCTGCGCGTGGTACAAATGCTGCTCGGACACAGCGATTTATCCACCACACAAATCTATACCCATGTCGCTAAAGAACGTCTCAAACGCCTACACGAACGCTTCCACCCACGCGGTTGA
- the groL gene encoding chaperonin GroEL (60 kDa chaperone family; promotes refolding of misfolded polypeptides especially under stressful conditions; forms two stacked rings of heptamers to form a barrel-shaped 14mer; ends can be capped by GroES; misfolded proteins enter the barrel where they are refolded when GroES binds) has translation MAAKDVKFGNEARVKMLNGVNVLADAVKVTLGPKGRNVILDKSFGAPTITKDGVSVAREIELEDKFENMGAQMVKEVASKANDAAGDGTTTATVLAQAIVNEGLKAVAAGMNPMDLKRGIDKAVNAVVEELKSLSKPCETSKEIEQVGTISANSDNIVGQLIAQAMEKVGKEGVITVEDGTGLEDELAVVEGMQFDRGYLSPYFINKPEAATVELDNPYILLVDKKISNIRELLPVLEGVAKAGKPLLIIAEDVEGEALATLVVNTMRGIVKVAAVKAPGFGDRRKAMLQDIAILTAGTVISEEIGMELEKATLEDLGQAKRVVINKDNTTIIDGIGDEEQIKGRVLQIRQQIEESTSDYDKEKLQERVAKLAGGVAVIKVGAATEVAMKEKKDRVDDALHATRAAVEEGIVAGGGVALVRAAAKVAGSLKGDNEEQNVGIKLALRAMEAPLRQIVSNAGEEASVVASAVKNGEGNFGYNAATEQYGDMIEMGILDPTKVTRSALQFAASIAGLMITTECMVTDLPKDDKADLGGAGMGGMGGMGGMM, from the coding sequence ATGGCAGCAAAAGACGTAAAATTTGGCAATGAAGCCCGCGTAAAAATGTTAAACGGCGTAAACGTATTAGCCGATGCAGTTAAAGTCACTCTAGGTCCAAAAGGCCGTAATGTGATTTTAGATAAATCCTTTGGCGCACCGACCATCACCAAAGATGGCGTATCCGTTGCACGTGAAATCGAATTAGAAGATAAATTCGAAAATATGGGCGCACAAATGGTGAAAGAAGTGGCTTCTAAAGCGAATGATGCAGCCGGTGATGGTACTACTACCGCAACCGTATTGGCGCAAGCTATTGTAAACGAAGGCTTAAAAGCAGTTGCCGCAGGCATGAATCCAATGGATTTAAAACGCGGTATCGACAAAGCGGTAAATGCCGTAGTGGAAGAATTAAAATCCCTTTCCAAACCTTGCGAAACCTCCAAAGAAATCGAACAAGTGGGTACGATTTCCGCGAACAGCGATAACATCGTTGGTCAATTAATTGCTCAAGCGATGGAAAAAGTTGGTAAAGAAGGCGTGATTACCGTAGAAGATGGTACCGGCTTGGAAGATGAATTAGCGGTTGTTGAAGGGATGCAATTTGACCGTGGTTACCTTTCTCCATACTTCATCAACAAACCGGAAGCGGCTACCGTTGAATTGGATAACCCATACATCCTGTTAGTGGACAAAAAAATCAGCAATATCCGTGAATTGCTACCGGTACTTGAAGGCGTAGCGAAAGCCGGTAAACCATTATTGATTATTGCTGAAGATGTTGAAGGCGAAGCCTTAGCTACCTTAGTGGTGAACACTATGCGCGGTATCGTGAAAGTGGCTGCAGTAAAAGCGCCGGGCTTTGGTGATCGTCGTAAAGCAATGTTACAAGATATTGCGATCTTAACTGCAGGTACCGTGATTTCTGAAGAAATCGGTATGGAACTTGAAAAAGCGACATTAGAAGATTTAGGTCAAGCTAAACGCGTAGTAATCAACAAAGACAATACCACTATCATTGATGGTATCGGTGATGAAGAACAAATCAAAGGCCGTGTATTGCAAATTCGTCAACAAATCGAAGAATCTACTTCTGATTACGATAAAGAAAAACTACAAGAGCGTGTGGCTAAATTAGCCGGCGGTGTAGCAGTAATCAAAGTAGGTGCAGCGACCGAAGTGGCGATGAAAGAGAAAAAAGACCGTGTGGATGACGCATTACACGCCACCCGTGCAGCGGTTGAAGAAGGTATTGTTGCCGGTGGTGGTGTGGCCTTAGTCCGCGCAGCAGCGAAAGTTGCCGGCAGCTTAAAAGGCGACAACGAAGAACAAAATGTGGGTATCAAATTGGCATTACGTGCAATGGAAGCCCCATTACGTCAAATCGTTTCCAACGCCGGTGAAGAAGCATCGGTGGTAGCTAGCGCAGTGAAAAATGGCGAAGGTAACTTCGGTTATAACGCCGCGACCGAACAATACGGCGATATGATCGAAATGGGTATCTTGGATCCAACTAAAGTAACCCGCTCCGCATTACAATTTGCTGCATCTATCGCAGGTCTAATGATCACCACCGAATGTATGGTGACCGACCTACCGAAAGATGACAAAGCCGACCTAGGCGGCGCCGGCATGGGCGGAATGGGAGGCATGGGCGGAATGATGTAA
- a CDS encoding co-chaperone GroES produces the protein MKIRPLHDKVILKREEVETRSAGGIVLTGSAATKSTRAKVLAVGAGRILDNGSVHPMHVKVGDTVIFNDGYGAKTEKIDGEEVLIVSEDDILAIVEE, from the coding sequence ATGAAAATTCGTCCGTTACATGACAAAGTGATTTTAAAACGTGAAGAAGTTGAAACCCGTTCTGCCGGTGGCATCGTATTAACCGGTTCTGCCGCAACCAAATCCACCCGTGCCAAAGTATTAGCGGTAGGCGCTGGTCGCATTTTGGATAATGGTAGTGTTCATCCGATGCACGTTAAAGTGGGCGATACCGTTATCTTTAACGACGGTTACGGTGCAAAAACCGAAAAAATCGATGGTGAAGAAGTTTTAATCGTTTCTGAAGACGATATCTTAGCTATCGTAGAAGAATAG
- the aspA gene encoding aspartate ammonia-lyase codes for MTEQYRTEVDLLGEREVPADAYWGIHTLRAVENFNISNVTISDVPEFVRGMVMVKKATALANGELGAIPSDIAKAIVDACDEILTTGKCLDQFPSDVYQGGAGTSVNMNTNEVVANLALEKIGHKKGEYNVINPMDHVNASQSTNDAYPTGFRIAVYNSILKLIEKIQYLHDGFDNKAKEFAKILKMGRTQLQDAVPMTVGQEFKAFAVLLEEEVRNLNRTAKLLLEVNLGATAIGTGLNTPQGYTELAVKRLAEVTGLPCVPADNLIEATSDCGAYVMVHGALKRTAVKLSKVCNDLRLLSSGPRAGLKEINLPELQAGSSIMPAKVNPVVPEVVNQVCFKVIGNDTTITFASEAGQLQLNVMEPVIGQAMFESIDILTNACVNLRDKCVDGITVNKEICENFVFNSIGIVTYLNPFIGHHNGDLVGKICAQTGRGVREVVLEKGLLTQEQLDDILSVENLMNPTYKAKLNK; via the coding sequence ATGACAGAACAATACAGAACCGAAGTTGATTTATTGGGTGAACGCGAAGTGCCAGCTGATGCATACTGGGGCATCCATACATTGAGAGCGGTTGAGAATTTTAATATTTCCAATGTGACTATTTCCGATGTGCCGGAATTTGTACGCGGTATGGTCATGGTGAAAAAAGCGACTGCTTTGGCCAATGGTGAATTAGGTGCAATCCCAAGCGATATCGCAAAAGCAATTGTGGATGCCTGTGATGAAATCTTAACAACCGGTAAATGTTTAGATCAATTCCCGTCTGATGTGTATCAAGGCGGTGCCGGTACTTCCGTTAATATGAACACCAACGAAGTTGTAGCCAACTTAGCCTTAGAAAAAATCGGTCATAAAAAAGGCGAATACAATGTGATTAACCCAATGGATCACGTAAACGCCAGCCAATCTACCAACGATGCCTACCCTACCGGTTTCCGTATCGCAGTATACAACAGCATTTTGAAACTCATCGAAAAAATCCAATATTTGCATGATGGTTTCGATAATAAAGCAAAAGAATTTGCCAAAATCTTAAAAATGGGTCGTACCCAATTACAAGATGCGGTTCCGATGACCGTAGGCCAAGAATTCAAAGCCTTTGCTGTGCTTTTAGAAGAAGAAGTGCGCAACTTAAACCGCACCGCCAAATTATTACTTGAAGTGAACCTTGGTGCGACTGCAATCGGTACAGGTTTAAACACCCCACAAGGCTACACCGAACTAGCCGTAAAACGTCTTGCTGAAGTGACCGGTTTACCTTGCGTACCGGCTGATAACCTAATCGAAGCAACCTCCGACTGTGGTGCTTATGTAATGGTACATGGTGCGTTAAAACGTACTGCAGTGAAACTCTCTAAAGTATGTAACGACTTACGTTTACTTTCTTCCGGTCCACGTGCTGGTTTGAAAGAAATCAACTTACCTGAATTACAAGCCGGTTCCTCTATCATGCCAGCTAAAGTAAATCCGGTCGTGCCTGAAGTTGTTAACCAAGTGTGCTTTAAAGTGATCGGTAACGATACCACCATCACCTTCGCCTCCGAAGCAGGTCAATTACAATTAAACGTAATGGAACCGGTGATTGGTCAAGCGATGTTCGAATCTATCGATATCTTAACCAACGCTTGTGTGAACCTACGCGATAAATGTGTGGACGGTATCACCGTAAACAAAGAAATCTGTGAAAACTTCGTATTCAACTCCATCGGTATCGTGACCTACTTGAACCCATTCATCGGTCACCACAACGGCGACTTAGTGGGTAAAATCTGTGCTCAAACCGGTCGTGGCGTACGTGAAGTTGTGTTAGAGAAAGGCTTGCTCACTCAAGAACAATTGGATGATATCCTATCCGTTGAAAACTTGATGAACCCAACCTATAAAGCCAAATTGAATAAATAA